Below is a genomic region from bacterium.
CCTCCGTGGTGGTCGTCGCCAGCGTCATTTTTGCTCTGTTCTTGTGGTTTTCCGACGTGGTGATTCTCGAGGTATATCAAGGCATCCTCAGACTTATTGGTAGAGCATGACGACGACAAGCGAACAGGCCCAGACAGACAAGCAGTGGTACATCATCCACACCTACTCGGGCTTCGAGGACCGGGTCAAGGAGACTCTGCGCCAGCGCGCGGAGGCGCTCGGGATGGGCGACGCCATCGGCGAGATCCGAATCCCGACCGAAACCGTCGTCGAGTACCGCAGCGGCAAGAAGCGTCAGGTCGAGCGCAAGTTCCTGCCGGGCTACATCCTGGTCGAAATGCACATGTCCGATGACGCCTGGCACGTGGTCAAGAACACGCCCAAAGTCACCGGTTTCGTCGGTGGCGGCAAGAAGCCGACACCGCTCACTCAGAAGGAAGTCGATCAGATTCTGCACCAGGCCTTTTCCACCAAGGAGAAGCCGCGCCCCAAGTACGTTTTCGACAAGAGCGAGCCGGTCAAGATCATCGACGGTCCGTTCAACAACTTCACCGGTGTGGTGGAAGACGTCAACCTCGACCGCAACACGCTCAAGGTCATGGTGACCATCTTCGGCCGCCAGACCCCCGTGGAGCTCGACTTCAGTCAGGTCCAAAAGCTATGACGGCTCGGCATCGCCGAGGCGACATCCGGAGCGATGCAGAAAATCTCGACTCGATCTCACAGACAAGCAGCTAGATAACCGCAAGAGAAACCAGGTACAAGAAAATGGCAAAGAAAGTCGTAGGACAGATCAAACTGCAGATTCCGGCAGGCCAGGCTTCGCCTGCGCCTCCCGTGGGGCCGGCGTTGGGCCAGGCAGGCGTCAACATCATGGATTTCTGCAAGGCTTTCAATGCCCGGACGCAGAAAGACCAGGGGACGATTATTCCGGTCGTGATCACGGTCTTCGCGGATCGTAGCTACAGCTTCATCACCAAGACACCTCCGGCCGCGGTGCTGCTCAGGCAGGCCGCCGGCCTGGACAAGGGCTCGGGAGAGCCCAACAAGATCAAGGTCGGTACGGTCACCAAGGCGCAGATCGAGGATATCGCCAAGACCAAGGAGCCGGACCTCAACGCCGCGTCGACGGAAGCGGCGATGCGGATTATCGAAGGAACCGCCCGCTCCATGGGCATCGTGGTCGAGGCCTAACAGAGGGAACTCGAGATGTCGAAAACTGGAAAGAAATTCAGCGGCGCCAAGGAGAAGGTCGAGGCGCGCGCCTACGAGCTGCCCGAGGCGATCAAGCTCGCCAAGGAACTGTCGTTTGCGAAGTTCGACGAGAGCCTGGACCTGGTGGTTCGGCTGGCTGTCGACCCGCGGCACGCCGATCAGAACGTTCGCGGTACGGTGGCTCTGCCGCACGGCACCGGTAAGCAGGTCAAGGTCCTGGTTTTTGCCGGTGGCGAAAAGGTCAAGGAGGCCGAGGAGGCCGGTGCCGACCATGTCGGTGGAGAAGAGATGGCCGAGAAGATCCAGGGCGGCTGGATGGACTTCGACGCCGTGGTGTCGACTCCGGACATGATGAAGGTCGTCGGCAAGCTCGGTCGAGTACTCGGTCCTCGCGGCCTGATGCCCAACCCGAAGACCGGCACGGTTACTTTCGACGTCGGGCCGGCGGTCCATGCGATCAAGGCGGGAAAGATCGAGTTCCGCGTCGACAAGGCGGGCATCGTCCATGCTCCGTTCGGCAAGGCCTCGTTCGACGAGGCTCAGCTCAGCGAGAACGCCTCCGCGGTGATCGCGGCTCTGATGAAAGCCAAGCCGGCCTCCGCCAAGGGCAAGTACGTCAAATCCATCAGCCTTTCATCGACCATGGGTCCCGGGATCAAGATCGACGAAAGCGCGCTGACTTCGATAGAGGCCTGAGGGGGCAATCATGGCATTGAGCCGAGAGAAGAAGGAACAGCTCGTCGAGAGCTACGAAGAGGAACTGGCGAAAGCGCCGCACGTGTTCCTGATGGGCTTCGAGGGCATTTCTGTGCCCGATGTGACCGAGTTGCGCAATCAGGTTCGCCGGACCGGGGGCAGCTACGTGGTGGTCAAGAACCGCCTGGCGAAGAGGGCGATCGAAGGCGCTACCCTCGAAGGCCTCAAGGAAGAGTTCCAGGGCACGACCGCCGCGGCTTTCGGTAGCGAAGACGCGGTAGGTATCGCGAAGGCCGTCACCGAGTTCGCCAAGAAAACCCCCGCCATAACCATCAAGGCCGGTCTGCTGGACGGTCAGCGAGTCGAGGCCGAGGACATCGAAGAGATCGCGGCGTTGCCCAGTCGCGAGGAACTGATTGCGAAGCTGCTGTTCCTCATGCGATCACCGGTATCGAGTCTGGTCCGTACGCTTGGTGAGCTGCAGCGCCGGTTCGTGGTTGTCGTGGATCAGGTGAGGCAAGAAAAAGAGAAAGGCGCCGCCGGCTAGAGGCACGGGGCCCCGGAGAGAGAACAGAAGAGAGAACCAACGGTTCGATAGGCAAGTTCGGACCTCAAGGAGAGACAAGATGGCGATAGCGACAGAGGATTTCATCAAGCAGATCGACGAGATGACCGTGTTGGAGCTGAACACGCTCGTCAAGGCAATGGAAGAGCACTACGGTGTTTCCGCGGCGGCTGCCGCGGTGCCGATGGCCGCGGCCGGCGCGGCTGCGGCCGGCGCCGAGGCGGCGGAAGAGCAGACCGAGTTCGACGTCGTGCTCACCGCGATCGGTGACAAGAAGATCAATGTCATCAAGGCGGTCCGCGAGGTGACCCAGTTGGGTCTCAAGGACGCCAAGGACATGGTCGAGTCGGCTCCGGCAACGATCAAGGAAGCGGTTTCCAAGGACGAGGCTGAAGAAATCAAGAAGAAGTTTGAAGAAGCCGGGGCCCAAATCGAGCTCAAGTAAGAGTGGCCTTGAACTGCCAGGCTCGCACCGGATCTGGCTTCAGTCCCGAGTCGCTCGGGGCAGTCGAGGTGCGCGCGCTGATCGGGTGCTCGTGGCCCGGTCCAGTTTTGAGAGCAGAGTTTCGAAATCTTCCGTCCAAGGCTGAGGGATCTGAACGATATGGCGACCACAACTGAAATCTCGAGCGTCGAGAGGCGTAACTTCTCGCGAATCGGCAGCACGCTGCCGATTCCGAATCTCATCGACGTTCAACGGCGTTCCTACGAGCGCTTCCTGCAGATGAACCTGCTGCCCGAAGAGCGTGAGAACCGCGGTTTGCATGCGGTCTTTCACAGCATCTTCCCGTTCTCCGA
It encodes:
- the secE gene encoding preprotein translocase subunit SecE, encoding MASIAENWRNFKTFLVETKAEMNKVTFPARQEVITTTSVVVVASVIFALFLWFSDVVILEVYQGILRLIGRA
- the rplJ gene encoding 50S ribosomal protein L10; this encodes MALSREKKEQLVESYEEELAKAPHVFLMGFEGISVPDVTELRNQVRRTGGSYVVVKNRLAKRAIEGATLEGLKEEFQGTTAAAFGSEDAVGIAKAVTEFAKKTPAITIKAGLLDGQRVEAEDIEEIAALPSREELIAKLLFLMRSPVSSLVRTLGELQRRFVVVVDQVRQEKEKGAAG
- the rplL gene encoding 50S ribosomal protein L7/L12; this translates as MAIATEDFIKQIDEMTVLELNTLVKAMEEHYGVSAAAAAVPMAAAGAAAAGAEAAEEQTEFDVVLTAIGDKKINVIKAVREVTQLGLKDAKDMVESAPATIKEAVSKDEAEEIKKKFEEAGAQIELK
- the rplK gene encoding 50S ribosomal protein L11; the protein is MAKKVVGQIKLQIPAGQASPAPPVGPALGQAGVNIMDFCKAFNARTQKDQGTIIPVVITVFADRSYSFITKTPPAAVLLRQAAGLDKGSGEPNKIKVGTVTKAQIEDIAKTKEPDLNAASTEAAMRIIEGTARSMGIVVEA
- a CDS encoding 50S ribosomal protein L1, whose product is MSKTGKKFSGAKEKVEARAYELPEAIKLAKELSFAKFDESLDLVVRLAVDPRHADQNVRGTVALPHGTGKQVKVLVFAGGEKVKEAEEAGADHVGGEEMAEKIQGGWMDFDAVVSTPDMMKVVGKLGRVLGPRGLMPNPKTGTVTFDVGPAVHAIKAGKIEFRVDKAGIVHAPFGKASFDEAQLSENASAVIAALMKAKPASAKGKYVKSISLSSTMGPGIKIDESALTSIEA
- the nusG gene encoding transcription termination/antitermination protein NusG, which translates into the protein MTTTSEQAQTDKQWYIIHTYSGFEDRVKETLRQRAEALGMGDAIGEIRIPTETVVEYRSGKKRQVERKFLPGYILVEMHMSDDAWHVVKNTPKVTGFVGGGKKPTPLTQKEVDQILHQAFSTKEKPRPKYVFDKSEPVKIIDGPFNNFTGVVEDVNLDRNTLKVMVTIFGRQTPVELDFSQVQKL